One Stigmatella aurantiaca genomic window carries:
- a CDS encoding alpha/beta hydrolase, which produces MPSRHLVDPELHPFIEQWSDLTPTRETLPGMRLELARGLEKGASAALPKDVEVSERRVPGPPGAPEVRVLMYRPKRKSPGAWPAMLHMHPGGYVIGSPEMNDVGNRWLASRVGCVIVSVDYRLAPETPFPGPVEDCYAVLRWLHANAAQLGVDASRIAIGGESAGGGLAAALGLMVRDRGEVPVIFQVLIYPMLDDRTATEVDPAPHVGEFFWTRASNRFGWECMLGQKPGGADVSPYAAPARAASLAGLPPALVSVGALDLFVEENLEYARRLLAAGVPTELHVYPRAVHAFNLVEQTQVAQSFLRDYEQALRRAFYPSGAPPDAKPTVPRKRSR; this is translated from the coding sequence ATGCCGTCGCGGCACCTCGTCGACCCCGAGCTGCATCCGTTCATCGAACAGTGGTCCGATCTCACCCCCACGCGCGAGACGCTGCCTGGCATGCGGCTCGAGCTGGCGCGCGGGTTGGAGAAGGGAGCGTCAGCCGCGCTGCCCAAGGATGTCGAGGTGTCCGAGCGCCGGGTGCCGGGTCCGCCGGGAGCGCCCGAGGTCCGGGTGCTCATGTACCGGCCCAAGCGGAAGTCTCCGGGTGCGTGGCCCGCGATGCTGCACATGCACCCTGGCGGCTACGTCATCGGCTCGCCCGAGATGAACGACGTGGGCAACCGGTGGCTCGCCAGCCGTGTCGGGTGCGTCATCGTCTCGGTGGACTACCGCCTGGCCCCCGAGACGCCCTTTCCAGGTCCCGTGGAGGACTGCTACGCCGTGCTGCGCTGGCTGCATGCGAACGCCGCGCAGTTGGGCGTGGACGCGAGCCGCATCGCCATTGGGGGCGAGAGCGCGGGGGGCGGACTCGCCGCGGCCCTGGGATTGATGGTCCGGGATCGAGGCGAGGTGCCCGTCATCTTCCAGGTGCTCATCTACCCGATGCTCGATGATCGCACGGCCACGGAAGTCGACCCTGCCCCCCACGTGGGGGAGTTCTTCTGGACGCGCGCGTCCAACCGCTTCGGCTGGGAATGCATGCTCGGCCAGAAGCCCGGAGGCGCGGACGTGTCTCCCTACGCGGCCCCCGCGCGCGCGGCCTCGCTCGCGGGGCTGCCTCCCGCCTTGGTGAGCGTGGGCGCACTCGATCTCTTCGTGGAAGAGAACCTGGAGTATGCACGCCGGCTCCTGGCAGCGGGCGTGCCCACCGAGCTGCACGTGTACCCACGGGCCGTCCATGCCTTCAACCTGGTCGAGCAGACCCAGGTCGCTCAGTCCTTCCTGCGCGACTACGAGCAGGCCCTGCGGCGCGCGTTCTACCCCTCGGGCGCGCCCCCGGACGCCAAGCCCACCGTGCCGCGCAAGCGGAGCAGATAG